A window of the Gossypium hirsutum isolate 1008001.06 chromosome A05, Gossypium_hirsutum_v2.1, whole genome shotgun sequence genome harbors these coding sequences:
- the LOC107960341 gene encoding glycosylinositol phosphorylceramide mannosyl transferase 1 isoform X2, which produces MRGGLPISRRSVFKLRQVGIGTLGSAKIKILLCGCVVLSLLAIANRNRDSSSFMGWTGDFDRSSSPRGRYSIVMNTWKRYDLLKKSISHYTSCPRLDSVHIVWSEPDPPSDSLKRYLNHVVRSNSRKDQQVELVFDINKEDSLNNRFKEIKDLKTDAVFSIDDDVIFPCTSVEFAFTVWQSASDTMVGYVPRMHWVDQKKGENKYKYGGWWSVWWTGTYSMVLSKAAFFHKKYLKLYTDEMPASLKEYITKNRNCEDIAMSFLVANATDAPPIWVKGKIFEIGSTGISNLGGHSERRTECVNKFVDEFGRMPLVPTVMKAVDSRYSWFW; this is translated from the exons ATGAGGGGCGGTTTACCTATTAGCCGTCGATCGGTTTTCAAGTTGCGTCAAGTTGGGATCGGGACGCTTGGATCGGCAAAGATCAAGATCCTTCTCTGCGGTTGCGTCGTGTTAAGTCTACTCGCAATCGCGAACCGAAACCGCGACAGTTCTTCGTTTATGGGATGGACCGGTGACTTTGACCGCTCTTCTTCTCCAAG GGGAAGATACTCGATTGTAATGAATACTTGGAAAAGATATGATCTCTTGAAGAAGTCGATTTCCCACTACACGTCATGTCCGAGGCTCGATTCTGTACATATTGTATGGAGTGAGCCGGATCCTCCATCTGATTCGCTTAAAAGATATCTCAACCATGTTGTGCGTTCAAACTCTAGAAAGGATCAGCAAGTTGAGTTGGTCTTTGATATCAATAAAGAAGATAGCTTGAACAACAGATTTAAAGAAATTAAGGATTTGAAGACGGATGCGGTTTTCTCAATTGATGATGATGTTATATTCCCTTGCACTTCTGTAGAATTTGCTTTCACTGTTTGGCAAAGTGCCTCAGATACAATGGTGGGATATGTTCCTCGTATGCATTGGGTAGATCAAAAG AAAGGAGAGAATAAATACAAATATGGCGGATGGTGGTCAGTTTGGTGGACTGGTACATACAGCATGGTACTCTCAAAGGCTGCCTTCTTCCACAAGAAGTATCTCAAACTTTACACTGATGAGATGCCTGCATCACTTAAAGAATACATAACCAAGAACAG GAATTGTGAAGATATTGCGATGTCATTTCTTGTTGCAAATGCGACAGATGCTCCTCCCATTTGGGTGAAAG GGAAAATATTTGAGATCGGTTCAACTGGCATTAGCAACCTGGGAGGTCATAGTGAAAGAAGAACAGAATGTGTCAACAAGTTTGTGGATGAGTTTGGACGAATGCCCTTAGTTCCGACTGTTATGAAGGCTGTGGATAGCCGCTACAGTTGGTTTTGGTGA
- the LOC107960341 gene encoding glycosylinositol phosphorylceramide mannosyl transferase 1 isoform X1, with protein MRGGLPISRRSVFKLRQVGIGTLGSAKIKILLCGCVVLSLLAIANRNRDSSSFMGWTGDFDRSSSPRGRYSIVMNTWKRYDLLKKSISHYTSCPRLDSVHIVWSEPDPPSDSLKRYLNHVVRSNSRKDQQVELVFDINKEDSLNNRFKEIKDLKTDAVFSIDDDVIFPCTSVEFAFTVWQSASDTMVGYVPRMHWVDQKVRICSAILMLALLYQFPLKGENKYKYGGWWSVWWTGTYSMVLSKAAFFHKKYLKLYTDEMPASLKEYITKNRNCEDIAMSFLVANATDAPPIWVKGKIFEIGSTGISNLGGHSERRTECVNKFVDEFGRMPLVPTVMKAVDSRYSWFW; from the exons ATGAGGGGCGGTTTACCTATTAGCCGTCGATCGGTTTTCAAGTTGCGTCAAGTTGGGATCGGGACGCTTGGATCGGCAAAGATCAAGATCCTTCTCTGCGGTTGCGTCGTGTTAAGTCTACTCGCAATCGCGAACCGAAACCGCGACAGTTCTTCGTTTATGGGATGGACCGGTGACTTTGACCGCTCTTCTTCTCCAAG GGGAAGATACTCGATTGTAATGAATACTTGGAAAAGATATGATCTCTTGAAGAAGTCGATTTCCCACTACACGTCATGTCCGAGGCTCGATTCTGTACATATTGTATGGAGTGAGCCGGATCCTCCATCTGATTCGCTTAAAAGATATCTCAACCATGTTGTGCGTTCAAACTCTAGAAAGGATCAGCAAGTTGAGTTGGTCTTTGATATCAATAAAGAAGATAGCTTGAACAACAGATTTAAAGAAATTAAGGATTTGAAGACGGATGCGGTTTTCTCAATTGATGATGATGTTATATTCCCTTGCACTTCTGTAGAATTTGCTTTCACTGTTTGGCAAAGTGCCTCAGATACAATGGTGGGATATGTTCCTCGTATGCATTGGGTAGATCAAAAGGTGCGCATATGTTCTGCAATTTTGATGTTAGCCTTGCTGTATCAGTTTCCTTTG AAAGGAGAGAATAAATACAAATATGGCGGATGGTGGTCAGTTTGGTGGACTGGTACATACAGCATGGTACTCTCAAAGGCTGCCTTCTTCCACAAGAAGTATCTCAAACTTTACACTGATGAGATGCCTGCATCACTTAAAGAATACATAACCAAGAACAG GAATTGTGAAGATATTGCGATGTCATTTCTTGTTGCAAATGCGACAGATGCTCCTCCCATTTGGGTGAAAG GGAAAATATTTGAGATCGGTTCAACTGGCATTAGCAACCTGGGAGGTCATAGTGAAAGAAGAACAGAATGTGTCAACAAGTTTGTGGATGAGTTTGGACGAATGCCCTTAGTTCCGACTGTTATGAAGGCTGTGGATAGCCGCTACAGTTGGTTTTGGTGA
- the LOC107960342 gene encoding 60S acidic ribosomal protein P0 produces the protein MAVKPSKADKKIAYDAKLCQLLDEYTQILIAAADNVGSNQLQDIRKGLRGDSVVLMGKNTMMKRSVRMHAEKTGNQAFLNLIPLLQGNVGLIFTKGDLKEVSEEVAKYKVGAPARVGLVAPIDVVVPPGNTGLDPSQTSFFQVLNIPTKINKGTVEIITPVELIKKGDKVGSSEAALLAKLGIRPFSYGLVVLSAYDNGSVFSPEVLDLTEDDLIEKFASGVSMVTALSLAISYPTFAAVPHMFINGYKNVLAVAVATEYSFRQADKVKEYLADPSKFAVATAPVAAAGGAAPAAAVPAEEKKPEPEEESDDDMGFSLFD, from the exons ATGGCAGTGAAGCCCTCCAAAGCCGACAAGAAAATCGCCTACGATGCTAAATTATGTCAACTCTTAGACGAGTACACCCAGATCTTAATTGCGGCAGCCGACAATGTGGGTTCGAATCAGCTCCAGGACATTCGCAAAGGTCTTCGAGGTGACTCAGTTGTTCTCATGGGTAAAAATACAATGATGAAAAGGTCCGTCCGTATGCACGCTGAGAAAACCGGAAACCAGGCTTTCCTTAACCTTATCCCCTTGCTTCAG GGAAATGTTGGTTTGATTTTTACCAAGGGTGATTTGAAGGAAGTCAGTGAGGAAGTTGCCAAGTACAAG GTTGGAGCTCCTGCTCGTGTTGGTCTGGTTGCACCCATTGATGTGGTTGTCCCACCTGGCAACACTGGGCTTGACCCTTCACAAACTTCTTTCTTCCAG GTGCTTAATATTCCAACCAAGATTAACAAGGGTACTGTTGAAATTATCACTCCTGTGGAGCTTATCAAGAAGGGCGACAAGGTTGGGTCTTCTGAGGCTGCACTTCTTGCCAAGCTTGGAATTAGGCCCTTCTCATATGGTCTTGTTGTATTGTCTGCTTATGACAATGGCTCTGTTTTTAGCCCTGAGGTGTTGGATCTTACCGAGGATGACCTGATTGAGAAATTTGCTAGTGGTGTCTCCATGGTTACTGCATTGTCTCTTGCCATCTCATACCCGACATTTGCAGCTGTACCACACATGTTCATCAATGGCTACAAGAATGTCTTGGCTGTTGCAGTTGCAACAGAGTATTCTTTCCGTCAGGCCGATAAAGTGAAAGAGTATTTGGCG GATCCAAGCAAATTTGCCGTTGCTACTGCCCCTGTTGCTGCTGCTGGTGGTGCTGCTCCGGCTGCTGCTGTCCCTGCAGAGGAGAAAAAACCAGAACCAGAAGAAGAGTCTGATGATGATATGGGATTCAGTCTCTTTGACTAA